In Nicotiana tabacum cultivar K326 chromosome 19, ASM71507v2, whole genome shotgun sequence, one DNA window encodes the following:
- the LOC107803974 gene encoding uncharacterized LOC107803974 (The RefSeq protein aligns at 98% coverage compared to this genomic sequence) encodes MGKVKLEPQESKNTINHFSHPHPLELITNQNFASSSSQLCSGCKIQAIGSIYTCKSCNFFLHTECSQMPQQITHPFDKEHHFTLLPKPIYPDGKFNCDACGENGDGFSYHCKTCGTDLHILCAVFPQCVTHWSHHHQLDLKFSPPYPGKSFCCDICKKVGTNHWLYRCQTCGFDAHLNCTTLQAPPHQSHIHQNPTTSRSAPQQQQHFTGNM; translated from the coding sequence ATGGGGAAGGTGAAGTTGGAACCTCAAGAATCCAAGAATACAATCAACCATTTCAGTCACCCTCACCCTTTAGAGCTAATCACGAATCAAAactttgcttcatcttcttcacagCTATGTTCAGGCTGCAAGATTCAAGCCATCGGATCAATCTACACATGCAAATCTTGCAATTTTTTCCTTCATACTGAATGTTCCCAAATGCCTCAGCAAATCACTCATCCATTTGACAAAGAACATCATTTCACTCTCCTCCCAAAACCCATTTACCCTGACGGGAAATTCAACTGTGATGCATGTGGGGAGAATGGAGATGGCTTCTCTTACCACTGCAAAACTTGTGGCACTGACCTTCACATACTATGTGCTGTTTTCCCACAATGTGTCACTCACTGGTCCCATCATCACCAGCTTGACCTTAAGTTTTCACCTCCTTATCCTGGTAAATCATTCTGTTGTGATATTTGCAAGAAAGTTGGAACCAATCACTGGCTTTATAGATGCCAAACTTGTGGTTTTGATGCTCATTTGAATTGTACAACGTTACAAGCTCCACCACATCAAAGTCATATCCATCAGAACCCAACTACAAGTAGATCTGCTCCTCAGCAGCAGCAACATTTTACCGGTAA